One window of the Streptococcus parasanguinis ATCC 15912 genome contains the following:
- the nth gene encoding endonuclease III, translating to MVLSKKRARHVIEEIIALFPDAKPSLDFRNHFELLVAVMLSAQTTDAAVNKATPGLFAAFPTPQAMAAASEAAIAKHISKLGLYRNKAKFLKKCAQQLLDNFNGQVPQTREELESLTGVGRKTANVVMSVGFGIPAFAVDTHVERICKHHDIVKKSATPLEVEKRVMDVLPKSEWLAAHQAMIYFGRAICHPKNPECDQYPQLYHFD from the coding sequence ATGGTTTTATCAAAGAAACGGGCACGCCATGTGATTGAAGAAATTATTGCTCTCTTTCCAGATGCTAAGCCAAGTTTGGATTTTCGCAACCATTTTGAATTACTAGTAGCAGTCATGCTCTCAGCTCAGACGACAGACGCGGCTGTTAACAAAGCGACACCAGGTTTGTTTGCGGCTTTTCCAACCCCACAAGCTATGGCAGCAGCCAGTGAAGCCGCTATCGCCAAGCATATTTCTAAATTAGGCCTCTATCGAAATAAGGCCAAATTTCTCAAAAAATGTGCCCAGCAATTGCTAGATAACTTTAATGGTCAAGTGCCTCAGACTCGCGAAGAGTTAGAAAGCCTGACAGGAGTAGGCCGCAAGACAGCAAATGTCGTTATGAGTGTAGGATTTGGTATTCCAGCCTTTGCTGTCGATACCCATGTGGAGCGGATCTGCAAACACCATGATATTGTCAAGAAATCAGCGACGCCATTGGAAGTTGAAAAGCGGGTCATGGATGTTCTGCCAAAGAGCGAATGGCTAGCTGCCCATCAAGCTATGATTTACTTTGGACGGGCTATCTGCCATCCTAAAAATCCTGAATGTGACCAGTATCCACAACTCTATCATTTTGATTAG
- a CDS encoding peptide ABC transporter substrate-binding protein, translating into MKAKKLLALAGVSVAGAFLLAACGGGSSNQATYSFVYSADPNTLDYIAATRTTTSDVTSNLVDGLLENDQYGNFVPSLAEDWTVSEDGLTYTYKLRKDAKWYTSEGEEYGAVTAQDFVTGIKHAVESKSEGLFLIQNSIKGLDAYVKGETKDFNTVGVKALDDHTIQYTLVRPESFWNSKTTSGVLFPVNADFLKSQGKDFGSLKPSSILYNGPYYLKSLTSKSEIELVKNKDYYDAKNVHIDNVKLTFNDGSNPDSIIKNFEKGQYSFASVMPNSSTYKSVKKNFGDNIVYGLQLGTSYYLGFNLDRQKYDHTAKTTDEQKASTKKAILNKDFRQAVNFAFDRKSYAAQVSGADAAENTLRSTLVPPTYVQINGEDFGKVVEKQLVTYGDQWKGVNLDDGQTSLYSPEKAKASFAKAKAELQKQGVQFPIHLDYIVSQVDNSMVQQASSFKQSVESALGADNVVVDLQKVSDDDFQNITYFSDTAAARDYDISGGGWAPDYQDPSTYLESISPVNGSVSYYFGIDAGTNNPAIAAVGLDQYANMLKDADAELLDQAKRYEKYAAAQAWLTDSAITLPTVSNGGSPMLQRTVPYSRAASWVGTKGTGTFYKYLEMSKDVVTTKDFNKAKEEWLKKKAESNKKAQEDLKDHIEKKK; encoded by the coding sequence ATGAAAGCAAAAAAACTGTTAGCTCTTGCAGGAGTTTCTGTTGCAGGTGCCTTTCTCTTAGCAGCGTGTGGTGGTGGTAGTAGCAATCAAGCAACCTACTCATTTGTCTATTCAGCGGATCCAAATACCTTGGATTACATCGCTGCAACTCGTACAACAACTTCAGATGTCACAAGTAACCTTGTAGATGGTCTTCTTGAAAACGACCAATACGGAAACTTTGTGCCAAGTCTAGCAGAAGATTGGACTGTCTCTGAAGATGGATTAACCTATACTTACAAACTTCGTAAGGATGCCAAATGGTATACGAGTGAAGGAGAAGAATATGGTGCTGTAACGGCTCAAGACTTTGTTACAGGGATCAAACACGCGGTTGAGTCTAAATCAGAAGGTCTCTTCTTGATTCAAAATTCGATCAAAGGTTTGGATGCCTATGTAAAAGGGGAAACCAAAGACTTTAACACAGTTGGAGTCAAAGCCTTAGACGACCACACCATCCAATATACTTTGGTCCGTCCAGAAAGCTTCTGGAACTCAAAAACAACCTCAGGTGTTCTTTTCCCAGTCAATGCTGATTTCTTGAAATCTCAAGGAAAAGATTTTGGTTCTTTGAAACCTAGTAGCATCTTATACAATGGTCCATATTACTTGAAATCATTGACTTCAAAATCTGAGATTGAATTGGTCAAGAACAAAGACTATTACGATGCGAAAAATGTTCATATCGATAATGTCAAATTGACCTTTAACGATGGATCAAACCCAGATTCTATCATTAAAAACTTTGAAAAAGGTCAATATTCCTTTGCATCTGTTATGCCAAACAGCTCGACTTACAAGAGCGTTAAGAAAAACTTTGGCGACAACATTGTCTACGGTTTACAATTAGGAACATCCTACTATCTTGGATTCAACTTGGACCGTCAAAAGTATGACCACACTGCCAAAACAACGGATGAACAAAAAGCTTCTACCAAGAAAGCAATCCTGAACAAGGACTTCCGTCAAGCGGTAAACTTTGCATTTGACCGTAAATCTTATGCAGCACAAGTATCCGGGGCTGATGCGGCTGAAAATACCCTTCGTAGTACCTTGGTGCCACCAACCTATGTCCAAATCAATGGAGAAGATTTTGGTAAAGTCGTTGAAAAACAATTGGTTACCTATGGAGACCAATGGAAGGGTGTGAATCTGGACGATGGTCAAACAAGCCTTTACAGCCCAGAAAAAGCCAAGGCTTCATTTGCGAAAGCTAAAGCTGAATTGCAAAAACAAGGAGTTCAATTCCCAATTCATTTGGACTATATTGTCAGCCAAGTGGACAACAGCATGGTCCAACAAGCTAGCTCCTTCAAACAATCTGTAGAGTCAGCGCTTGGTGCAGACAATGTCGTTGTGGACCTTCAAAAGGTTTCGGATGATGATTTCCAAAATATCACCTATTTCAGTGATACAGCAGCTGCGAGAGATTACGATATCTCAGGCGGTGGTTGGGCCCCTGACTACCAAGATCCATCCACTTATCTCGAAAGTATCAGCCCAGTTAATGGTTCAGTTTCATACTATTTTGGTATAGATGCGGGAACAAACAACCCAGCCATTGCAGCAGTTGGTTTGGACCAATACGCCAACATGTTAAAAGATGCGGATGCTGAATTGTTGGATCAAGCAAAACGCTACGAAAAATATGCAGCAGCACAAGCTTGGTTGACGGATAGTGCGATTACGCTTCCAACTGTTTCAAATGGTGGTTCTCCAATGCTTCAACGGACCGTACCATACAGTCGTGCTGCTTCATGGGTTGGTACAAAAGGAACAGGAACATTCTACAAATACCTTGAAATGTCCAAAGATGTTGTCACAACAAAAGACTTTAACAAGGCCAAAGAAGAATGGTTGAAGAAAAAAGCAGAATCCAATAAAAAAGCTCAAGAAGATCTCAAAGATCATATTGAGAAGAAAAAATAA
- a CDS encoding bleomycin resistance protein has protein sequence MNYNAVIPEFMVSNIEQSRSFYCDLLGFTIEYQRLEEKFLFLSLEDCQLMLEEGTKDELAELTYPFGRGVNISFGIKDVPRLYQKLLESNYPIHRPLTKREFRVGEQYIYPHEFSVLDPDGYFLRFSE, from the coding sequence ATGAACTACAATGCAGTAATTCCCGAGTTTATGGTATCGAATATAGAACAGTCCCGTTCCTTCTACTGTGATTTACTGGGTTTCACCATCGAATACCAGCGTCTAGAAGAAAAATTTCTCTTCCTGTCTCTTGAAGATTGCCAGCTCATGCTAGAGGAGGGAACAAAGGATGAATTAGCTGAACTAACCTATCCATTTGGTCGTGGAGTCAATATCTCCTTTGGCATAAAAGATGTCCCTAGACTCTATCAAAAATTGCTAGAATCTAACTATCCTATTCATCGTCCATTGACCAAAAGAGAATTTCGTGTTGGTGAACAGTATATCTATCCTCATGAATTTTCAGTTTTAGATCCAGATGGCTATTTTTTAAGATTTAGTGAATAG
- a CDS encoding exodeoxyribonuclease III, whose protein sequence is MKLISWNIDSLNAALTSDSARAKLSQEVLQTLVAEDADIIAIQETKLSAKGPTKKHLEILEELFPGYENTWRSSQEPARKGYAGTMFLYKKELTPVVTFPEIGAPSTMDLEGRIITLEFDHFFVTQVYTPNAGDGLKRLEERQVWDVKYAKYLAELDKQKPVLATGDYNVAHKEIDLANPASNRRSPGFTDEEREGFTNLLAKGFTDTFRHLHGDVPERYTWWAQRSKTSKINNTGWRIDYWLTSNRVTDKITKSDMIDSGARQDHTPIVLEIKL, encoded by the coding sequence ATGAAACTCATTTCATGGAATATCGACTCGCTTAATGCTGCATTGACTAGTGATTCAGCACGCGCTAAACTTTCTCAAGAAGTCCTTCAAACCTTGGTCGCTGAGGATGCGGATATCATTGCCATTCAAGAAACCAAGTTATCCGCCAAAGGACCTACCAAAAAACACCTTGAAATCCTTGAGGAACTCTTCCCTGGCTACGAAAACACCTGGCGCTCTTCTCAAGAACCGGCTCGTAAAGGCTACGCTGGAACCATGTTCCTCTATAAAAAAGAGCTCACACCAGTTGTGACTTTCCCAGAAATCGGAGCTCCTTCGACCATGGACTTGGAAGGTCGGATCATTACACTAGAATTTGATCACTTTTTCGTGACTCAGGTCTACACACCAAACGCTGGTGATGGTCTCAAACGTTTGGAAGAACGTCAAGTCTGGGATGTCAAATATGCGAAATACTTGGCTGAACTAGACAAGCAAAAGCCTGTCCTTGCAACCGGTGACTACAACGTTGCTCACAAGGAAATCGACCTTGCTAACCCTGCCAGCAACCGTCGTTCACCAGGTTTCACAGACGAAGAACGCGAAGGATTTACAAATCTTTTGGCCAAAGGATTTACAGATACCTTCCGCCACCTCCACGGCGATGTGCCGGAGCGTTACACTTGGTGGGCGCAACGCAGCAAGACTTCAAAAATCAACAATACAGGCTGGAGAATCGACTATTGGCTCACAAGTAACCGTGTGACAGACAAAATTACCAAGTCAGATATGATCGACTCAGGCGCACGCCAAGACCACACACCCATTGTCTTGGAGATTAAATTATAA
- a CDS encoding DUF3290 family protein — MKFYSYDYVLSQISQQNWVTIGISGLLILLTSFFAVKAYRDKHDSKFRELSIISILTLVAVVLIGISNFQNSQSNNDQFQRSLHFIEVISKELNVKKEKVYVNTSAATDGAILKVGAVYYRAIAGSDPDSYLLEKMDLYKTDVELVEVNK; from the coding sequence ATGAAATTTTACTCTTATGACTATGTATTGAGTCAGATTAGTCAGCAAAATTGGGTGACCATTGGGATCTCTGGTTTGCTCATTCTACTGACCAGTTTTTTTGCGGTGAAAGCTTATCGGGATAAGCACGATAGCAAATTCCGTGAATTATCCATTATTTCCATTTTGACTCTGGTTGCAGTGGTCTTGATCGGCATCAGCAATTTCCAAAATAGCCAAAGTAATAATGACCAATTCCAACGTTCTCTGCATTTTATTGAGGTTATCTCAAAGGAGTTGAATGTCAAAAAAGAAAAGGTCTATGTCAATACTTCGGCAGCCACAGATGGGGCGATCCTGAAAGTTGGAGCAGTTTATTACCGAGCTATCGCAGGATCTGACCCAGATAGCTACCTATTAGAAAAGATGGATCTGTATAAAACAGACGTGGAACTTGTGGAGGTGAACAAATGA
- a CDS encoding DUF421 domain-containing protein, translating into MTVDFLAILIKLALGLISLVFVINVTGKGNLAPSSAVDQIQNFVLGGIIGGVIYNSSITILQYIVILLMWTILILLLKWLNTNVRFMKHLIDGKPTVIIKNGKLDPEACRSKGLSASDVALKLRGQGIFQLKDVKRAVIEQNGQLIIVRLGDENPKYPIITDGVVQLEILETIGKSEEWLLAELEKEGYDNVLDIFIAEYDKGKINVVTY; encoded by the coding sequence ATGACAGTAGATTTTTTAGCCATTTTGATTAAATTAGCTCTCGGCTTGATTTCCTTGGTATTTGTGATCAATGTGACAGGGAAAGGCAATCTAGCACCAAGTTCTGCAGTAGACCAGATACAGAACTTTGTTCTGGGGGGAATTATTGGTGGGGTTATTTACAATAGCTCCATTACCATTCTTCAATACATTGTGATTCTCTTGATGTGGACCATTTTGATCTTGCTCTTAAAATGGCTCAATACCAATGTTCGTTTTATGAAGCATTTGATTGATGGAAAACCTACTGTCATCATTAAAAATGGGAAACTCGATCCGGAAGCTTGTCGTTCCAAAGGACTTTCTGCTTCAGATGTTGCCTTGAAACTACGTGGACAAGGGATTTTTCAATTAAAAGATGTGAAGCGCGCTGTTATTGAACAAAATGGTCAATTGATTATTGTACGTTTGGGAGATGAGAATCCTAAATACCCGATTATTACGGATGGCGTAGTTCAGCTTGAAATTTTGGAAACAATTGGAAAAAGTGAAGAGTGGCTGCTGGCTGAATTGGAAAAAGAAGGCTATGACAACGTTTTGGATATTTTCATTGCCGAGTACGACAAAGGAAAGATCAACGTGGTGACCTATTAG
- the pbp2b gene encoding penicillin-binding protein PBP2B, which produces MKKKIRKFENHSITRRLYLLFSLICLLFLVLIARLGYMQITHQSYYTDKLAKATKKTVKQGSVRGQIYDASGKPLVENVGKQVLTFTRDRKMTAQEMRETAGKLLQYVDVEDPQVTERQEVDYYLANTKVYQEVVEHLPEKKKYDTDGNRLPEAKIYQAAVDSIDPSKLGYTDDEKKIIYLYSQMNAVENFATGIITTKALGAEQIATITADSQDFPGIAITTSWDRKVLDTPLASIIGNVSTEQAGLPAEEVDQYVKKGYALNDRVGTSYLEKEYEEVLQGKRSEKEILLDKNGNIEKVVDVSKGAKGENLKLSIDLDFQKGVEDILRSAFSAELQAGNATYSEGVYAVALEPDTGKVLAMAGIKHQAGSQDLSADALGTVTNVFVPGSVVKGATLTSGWENGAISGNQVLTDQPIVFAGSAPINSWFTQYGSRSINAVEALEYSSNTYMVQIALKMMGQPYTPNMTLQVDQVDPAMKKLRSTFAEYGLGTTTGIDLPNESTGFIPKEYTVGNYLTNAFGQFDNYTPMQLAQYVATVANDGKRVSPHVVEGIYDNNDQGGLGQLKKAIETKELNQVHISAEDMALIKQGFYQVANGTSGLTTGKTVGRGASVPISAKTGTAETTVDGGKQAINTNVVAYAPSNNPKIAVAVVFPHNTNLQATVSHSIARDIINLYNQKHPMN; this is translated from the coding sequence ATGAAGAAAAAAATACGGAAGTTTGAGAATCATTCGATAACACGCAGGCTATATCTGCTGTTTAGTTTGATTTGCCTTCTTTTTTTAGTTCTGATTGCTCGGCTTGGCTATATGCAGATCACTCACCAATCCTATTATACGGATAAATTGGCAAAAGCTACGAAAAAGACGGTCAAACAAGGGAGTGTGCGAGGGCAAATCTATGATGCTTCTGGCAAGCCCTTGGTGGAAAATGTGGGGAAACAGGTTCTGACATTTACGCGGGATCGTAAAATGACAGCCCAAGAAATGCGAGAGACTGCAGGGAAACTCTTACAGTACGTTGATGTAGAGGATCCTCAAGTGACCGAACGGCAAGAAGTAGACTATTATCTAGCCAATACCAAAGTCTATCAAGAGGTCGTGGAACATCTGCCTGAGAAAAAGAAATATGATACAGATGGAAATCGTCTGCCGGAAGCTAAAATCTATCAAGCGGCAGTGGACAGCATTGATCCTTCGAAACTCGGTTACACTGATGATGAGAAAAAGATCATCTATCTTTACAGCCAGATGAATGCTGTGGAGAATTTTGCGACGGGAATCATTACGACGAAAGCGTTAGGTGCTGAGCAGATTGCGACCATCACTGCTGACAGTCAAGATTTTCCGGGAATTGCCATCACGACTAGCTGGGACCGCAAGGTTTTGGATACTCCTCTAGCCTCTATTATTGGGAATGTCTCAACCGAGCAGGCGGGGCTTCCAGCAGAAGAGGTCGACCAGTATGTCAAAAAAGGTTACGCTCTTAATGACCGGGTTGGAACGTCTTATCTCGAAAAGGAATATGAAGAGGTTCTCCAAGGGAAACGCAGTGAAAAAGAAATTCTTCTGGATAAAAATGGCAACATAGAAAAAGTGGTCGATGTTTCGAAAGGGGCTAAGGGAGAAAACCTCAAGCTCTCGATTGATTTGGATTTCCAAAAAGGGGTGGAGGATATTCTCCGCTCTGCCTTTAGCGCAGAGTTGCAAGCTGGAAATGCGACCTACTCCGAAGGTGTCTATGCAGTAGCCCTGGAGCCCGATACAGGGAAGGTCCTTGCCATGGCAGGGATTAAACATCAGGCTGGTAGTCAAGATCTATCAGCAGATGCTTTGGGAACAGTGACCAACGTCTTCGTCCCAGGATCCGTGGTCAAAGGAGCGACCTTGACTTCGGGATGGGAAAATGGAGCCATTTCTGGGAATCAGGTGCTGACCGATCAGCCGATTGTTTTTGCAGGATCAGCTCCTATCAATTCTTGGTTTACCCAATACGGTAGTCGTTCCATCAATGCGGTGGAGGCTTTGGAATACTCCTCTAATACCTATATGGTCCAAATTGCCCTTAAGATGATGGGGCAACCCTACACTCCAAACATGACCTTACAAGTGGATCAAGTAGACCCTGCTATGAAAAAACTCCGTTCTACTTTTGCAGAGTATGGTCTTGGAACGACAACGGGGATTGACCTTCCCAATGAATCGACTGGTTTTATCCCGAAAGAGTATACAGTCGGCAATTATTTGACCAATGCCTTTGGCCAGTTTGACAACTATACACCGATGCAATTGGCCCAGTATGTGGCGACAGTTGCGAATGATGGGAAGAGGGTGAGTCCTCATGTCGTTGAAGGCATCTATGACAATAATGATCAAGGGGGCCTTGGTCAGTTGAAAAAAGCGATCGAAACTAAGGAGCTCAATCAGGTGCATATCTCAGCGGAGGACATGGCTTTGATCAAGCAAGGGTTCTACCAAGTTGCAAATGGTACGAGTGGGTTAACGACAGGAAAGACCGTGGGTCGAGGTGCTAGTGTGCCCATTAGTGCAAAGACCGGTACAGCTGAAACCACAGTCGATGGAGGCAAACAAGCCATTAATACCAATGTTGTGGCTTATGCACCATCAAACAATCCAAAGATTGCGGTAGCAGTGGTTTTTCCACATAATACCAATCTACAAGCGACGGTCAGTCATTCCATTGCGCGTGACATTATTAATTTATACAATCAGAAACACCCCATGAATTAG
- the recR gene encoding recombination mediator RecR, giving the protein MLYPAPIAKLIDSYSKLPGIGIKTATRLAFYTIGMSDDDVNEFAKNLLNAKRELGYCSICGNLTDEETCEICRDETRDPSLILVVEDSRDVSAMENIQEYHGRYHVLHGLISPMNGVGPDDINLKSLISRLMDGTVTEVIVATNATADGEATSMYISRVLKPAGIKVTRLARGLAVGADIEYADEVTLLRAIENRTEL; this is encoded by the coding sequence ATGCTTTATCCAGCACCTATTGCAAAATTAATTGACAGCTATTCGAAGTTGCCAGGAATTGGGATCAAAACAGCGACTCGTCTGGCTTTTTACACGATTGGTATGTCAGATGATGATGTCAATGAATTTGCCAAGAACTTACTGAATGCCAAGCGTGAGCTGGGGTATTGCAGTATTTGTGGAAATTTAACCGATGAAGAAACCTGCGAGATTTGTCGAGATGAAACGCGAGATCCATCCCTCATTCTGGTTGTAGAAGATAGCCGGGATGTATCTGCTATGGAGAATATCCAGGAATACCACGGTCGTTACCATGTCTTGCATGGCTTAATCTCGCCCATGAATGGCGTGGGACCCGATGATATCAATCTCAAGAGTTTGATTAGTCGCTTGATGGATGGAACAGTCACAGAGGTCATTGTTGCGACCAATGCGACGGCAGACGGGGAAGCGACATCGATGTATATCTCGCGCGTGCTCAAGCCAGCAGGGATCAAAGTGACACGTTTGGCACGGGGTCTGGCAGTTGGAGCCGATATCGAGTATGCGGACGAAGTGACCTTGCTTCGCGCGATTGAAAATCGGACAGAATTATAA